In the genome of Chryseobacterium sp. 52, the window AGTAGCTCTCTCCGGGCTTTAAATGATTATAATTATAAAGAACAATCATTGCATTCACAGCCAGATAGGCGAATAAATGTCCATAAAAACCCCTTAATCTTTCAACCTGCTGTTTAGCCTGCTGATAACGGATATTGTTTTCATCAGATGTTTCCATTATTTCTTTTTTTTTGTTTATCCATAATTTCCCGAATCTTTTTTTCTTTCCAGGATTCACTTACCCCAAAAACCTGAAACGCATGAGAAGCAACGCCAACGCCCCAACCTAACATTGGAAAATAGAACCAAAGATTTTTGGGTGATGTCAGGAGGTTGATGATAATTAAAAAAGGAATTATCGTACAGTAAGAAATAAGATTGGCGTAGAAACTTTTCAGCTCTTTTACGCGCTTTCTTGCCTTTTCATATGATTCATCCTCGCTCTCGGTAGTGACACTGGTATTGTTTGGCTTATTGGCCAGTATCGGAACTTTTACTTTAAAATAATCTTCAGATTTTTCAATAAAAACATTCTTCTTTGTAAGCAGTGCATACCTTTGAACAATATTAGCCAGCCCAATCCCTGCACTTTCTTTCATCTGCTCTCTTGCCTGAAGGTTGTTTTCTATACACAATGTATCATTATCAGAAAATATTTTAATAACCAGAGGTCTTGAAGATGTTGCAAAATTATGTTTGATACAGTTTTCCAAAAGCAGCTGCAACGAAAGAGGTACAACATATCTCCGATCATCTTCTTTATTAACCTCAAAAATAAAATCTACACTGTCTTCAAATCTTGTTTTCAAAAGATCACAATATGTTTTTGCAAATTCAATCTCATCTTCTACCGTTACAAGTTCTTTATCTTTCTGTTCAAGTACATACCGGTAAATCTTTGACATTGAAGCGGTAAACTTCTGTGCCTGATTAGGGTTTTCATCAATCAGAGCGCTTAGTACATTTAAAGAATTAAAAAGAAAATGCGGATCCAGCTGGTTTTTCAGACTCTCAAACTGTGCATTGGCGGACTTTGCAATAAGCTTCTGCTCTACCACTTCTTTTCTGGACGTCTTCTTCAGCTCTTCCATGAATCCTTTTGCATGCAGGAAGGCAGATATCAGAAGGGCAACATTGATCGTAAACCAATTGACGAAATTATATCTTCCCGAAAAATATTCCTGAGTGCTGACGGCTTTCTGAAAAACAACAAAGTTCATGTAATTGCAGAAATACACTAAAATAATATTGGCAATAAGAATTGAAACGATGCTGATTGCAGCTCTTTTCGTGGATGCTTCAGACCACGGAAATTTTTTATTCAGGAAATCATTGATGATCCCGTTTCCGGCTCCCAAAATAAACGAATACATAAAAGAGATGAGGACAGTAAGCATAAAGTTCTCAAAGTTCTTCTCATCTGTAAAGAAGAGAAAGAAAAACAATGAGGTAGCCAATGATACCCAGAGTAATATTATAAAGTTTTTACGTTTCATTATCCGTTTTCTTGATTCAAAATTAGCTTTTATTAAAGGTATCAAAAATTATTTTTTACTGAAGGGCTGATTTCTCTTCCCGAATGGAATAAAAAAACCTTCCGTGAAAGGAAGGCTTGATTTTCTTTATTATTTTCCAGGCATATTGAGGAAATATTCTGCTTCTGATTTTCCCCAGTTCGGATCTAAAGCCGTTTTTGGTTTATAAGCGTTAAATTTTGTCACCGCTTCTTTGAACATCTCCATCCCTTTGGTTTTACTTCCGCCGTACTGTTCAGGTGTGAAATAAGTGTCTTCTGCTTTGATAAGGGCTACTCTTGGGTTCGCAGGATCCAGTTTTTCTGCAATCCCCATCTCTTCTACAGCTTTAGCCCCATCTGTCATATAGCGTTGTGCCGGATTGACCATCATTCTTAAAGAAGAAGCCATTTTTCTCAGCAGATGAATTTCTGCATTGTCTGCTCCGGCAAGATTTTGAGCACTTGCCAAATATTTATCGGCCTGATCAGCCGTTTCATCCAATCCCTGCATATTTCCGTTTCTCATCATCAGTCTTCCCTTTTGGATTTGTGAGAATGCAGCATAGTAAGGTGGCAGCCATTTTGAACTTTCCTTGCTTCCGATTCTCTGGAAATCATTGGCCAGAGTCTGGAAATCTTCTGCGGTTTTACACGTTTCTATTTTTGCGATTTTTTCAGTCATTACTTTTTCGTAATCTGCCTGTGCAAAAGCCGTTAAACTCATAAAAGCTAAAGCAAAACTTAATAGGTATTTTTTCATTATATCAATTTTTTAAAGTTAATTAATTTTGTATCTGAAGTTATGTATTTTACTGTGATTGCAGTAACCACTGTTATTATTTTATAAATTATTATTGATTGCATCCTGTGTTCTGTCTACTCCAAAGCTGATGAAAGCTCCGATAAATACAAAGGTATTTACAGGTGGAACAACTGAAGAACTTCTTGATCCGTCATTAGAAAAATTATATCCATAGACATTTTTAGATC includes:
- a CDS encoding 2TM domain-containing protein, giving the protein METSDENNIRYQQAKQQVERLRGFYGHLFAYLAVNAMIVLYNYNHLKPGESYFQFKNFFTATFWGIGLVAHAIVVFLPSIGFVRDWEEKKIRKLMEKKENLK
- a CDS encoding 2TM domain-containing protein, which translates into the protein MKRKNFIILLWVSLATSLFFFLFFTDEKNFENFMLTVLISFMYSFILGAGNGIINDFLNKKFPWSEASTKRAAISIVSILIANIILVYFCNYMNFVVFQKAVSTQEYFSGRYNFVNWFTINVALLISAFLHAKGFMEELKKTSRKEVVEQKLIAKSANAQFESLKNQLDPHFLFNSLNVLSALIDENPNQAQKFTASMSKIYRYVLEQKDKELVTVEDEIEFAKTYCDLLKTRFEDSVDFIFEVNKEDDRRYVVPLSLQLLLENCIKHNFATSSRPLVIKIFSDNDTLCIENNLQAREQMKESAGIGLANIVQRYALLTKKNVFIEKSEDYFKVKVPILANKPNNTSVTTESEDESYEKARKRVKELKSFYANLISYCTIIPFLIIINLLTSPKNLWFYFPMLGWGVGVASHAFQVFGVSESWKEKKIREIMDKQKKRNNGNI